From a single Loxodonta africana isolate mLoxAfr1 chromosome 9, mLoxAfr1.hap2, whole genome shotgun sequence genomic region:
- the LOC100665867 gene encoding interferon omega-2-like: MALLLCLLTALVVFGCGPALSLGCDLPQNHSLASEKTVDLLDQMQRLPTFFCLNDRKDFRFPQEMVDGSQLQKAQAIAFLHEMLQQIFELFHRKDSFSPWNTTRLHQLLSGLLKQQKDLETCFVQATEEEKSVLPIEAPEVAVKEYFEGICSYLKEKEYSECAWEVVRVEIRGSFSSSTNLQERLRRKDGDMSSS, translated from the coding sequence ATGGCCCTCCTGCTCTGTTTACtgacagccctggtggtgttcGGCTGTGGCCCTGCTCTATCTCTGGGCTGTGATCTGCCTCAAAACCACAGCCTGGCTAGTGAGAAGACCGTTGACCTTCTGGACCAAATGCAGAGACTCCCCACTTTCTTCTGTCTGAATGACAGAAAGGACTTCAGATTCCCCCAGGAGATGGTGGATGGCAGCCAGCTCCAGAAGGCCCAGGCCATCGCTTTCCTCCACGAGATGCTCCAGCAGATCTTTGAACTCTTCCATAGAAAGGACTCCTTTTCTCCTTGGAACACTACCCGCCTGCACCAGCTCCTCAGTGGACTCCTTAAACAGCAGAAAGACTTGGAGACCTGCTTCGTGCAGGCAACGGAAGAGGAAAAATCTGTCCTGCCCATTGAGGCCCCTGAAGTGGCTGTGAAGGAGTACTTTGAGGGAATCTGTTCCTATCTGAAAGAGAAGGAATACAGTGAGTGTGCCTGGGAAGTTGTCAGAGTGGAAATCAGGGGATCCTTCTCTTCTTCGACAAACTTGCAAGAAAGGttaagaagaaaggatggtgacaTGAGTTCATCTTGA